Genomic window (Alteromonas pelagimontana):
ACTATACGCTGCAAGCCAGTTATCTCGGCGCCCAACCATTCACGCAGGTTGTAACGGTTGAAGAGGGAGAAATTAACACCCTTACGATTACCTTAAGTAGTGGCAACAACGCCATTGCCGATATATTGGTGCGGGGGCAACGCAGTGGGCAGGCTAGCGCCATCAATCAGCAGCGGGTAGCTGATAACATTTCTTCGGTGGTGTCTGCCGATGCCATCGGCCAGTTTCCCGATCAAAATGCAGCGGAATCGTTACAGCGACTTCCTGGTCTCTCTATCGAACGGGATCAGGGCGAAGGCCGCTTTGTGGGAATTCGCGGCATTGATCCTAACCTTAACAACGTCACCATAAACGGCCTTAACATTCCTTCACCGGAGTCCGGCGTTCGCTCAGTCGCCTTGGACGTAATTCCTTCCGAGCTTATCCAGACCCTGGAAGTTTCAAAGTCGGTTACATCGGATATGGATGCCGATGCTATTGGGGGAACCATCGCGGTAAAAAGTGTCAGCGCCTTTGATCACAAAGAAGACACAGCCAGTCTTACCATTCAAGGCAGCCAAAATACGCTTCGCGATAAAACCAGCCCAAAGTTATCTGGCAGTATGACGCATAAATTCAGCCAGCAGGTAGGTATTGCGGCGGCGCTCTCCTGGTTTGATCGCGAGTTTGGTTCCGATAATATTGAGAGTAATGGCGATGATGAGCTGGAGCAAAGGTTTTATACAATTAATCGCGAACGGCTTGGCGGTGCAGTAAACCTGGATTATCGTCCAGATTTCAACAACCAATATTTTATTCGCACCCTTTACAGTGAATTTTCTGATGATGAATACCGCCAAGGGAACATCTTTACCTTCGATGAAGAAGATTCGGAAATTGCTCGTGAAAGCAAAGATCGATACGAAACCCAGTCTATTTTTACTGTCACTGCGGGGGGCGAACATCAGTTAGATGTTTGGGATCTGGCCTGGCAGCTGGGGTACGCAAAATCTGACGAGGATGAACCCGATGCCCTGTATTACACGTTCATCACCGAGAATGCGAGCATTGACGCTGATCTGGCGACTTCCATCCCGCAGGTTGTGCAAAACAACGATGCCATGGATCTGTCTACGTACGATTTAGACGAAATCAGCTTTGAAGATAATTACACTAAAGACGTTGAAACCAGCGTTAAGATTGATATTAAACGTGCCGTAGACTACGGCCGTTACAAAGGTGAGATTAAGTTTGGAACCAAGTACCGCAGCCGTGAGAAAGACCGGAATAGCCAAATTTTTATTTATGACGGCGATGTTGCGGGAATCGATTCAGCCACCTTTGGCACCAGCGCACCTGACTGGGGCCTGGGCGAGTTCGGGCCCGGTCTGAACCGCCAATTGTTACGCGAAAACTTCAACGAAAGCCGCAGTGAGCTTGAACTGGTTGCATTGGATTCAGAACTGGAATCTAAAGGTGCTTCTTACGTTAATGAAGAAGACATTTTTGCCGCCTATGCGATGACCAGCGTCGACATCGGTAAATTACACATTGTGGCAGGCTTACGGTACGAAATAACGGATTTTAGTACCCGTGGAATGCGTGTAGAACTGGTGGCAGACGAGCAAGCTGATATAGAACAAGTTGTGAACACGCCATGGGAAAGCGCGCGGGATTACGATTATCTGTTACCGAGTGTGAATCTGCGCTATTCAATTAGCGAAGACGTTATTATTCGCGCCGCCTTTACACAAACCCTTTCCCGCCCCAGCTTCGAAGATGTTGCGGCCTACCAGATTATTGAAACCACCACGCAGGAAGAAGAAGGCGGATTTGTTACCGAGCGGGAAGCGACTGTGGGTAACCCGCTGCTTAATCCCTACGAAGCGGATAATTTCGACCTTTCGGTGGAATATTATCCTGGGGATATCGGAGTGCTTTCAGCAGGACTGTTCTACAAAAAAATCGATAATTTCATTGTTTATGCTGACGTTGCCGGTAGTGAAGAATGGGTGGGCTACGATGAGGTTGTTCAGGCCATTAATGGTAGCTCAGCAGACTTAAGCGGCATCGAGCTTTCCTGGGTCAAAGCCTTCAACAACGGTTTTTTAGTTTCGGCTAACAGTACGTTTTCAACGTCTGATGCCACCACCCTGTTTGACGGTGAAGAGATAGACATGAGTTTGCCGAATCAATCGGATCGCGTTGGCAACCTCACCGTGGGATATGAAGCTAACGATTGGAGTCTGCGCCTGACCATGTCATATAAAAGCGAAAATCTGGAAGAGCTGGATGGTGACATGATCCGCATCGAAGACGACCACCAGCAAGTTGATTTTATGGCGAAATACTTTATCAACGAGGATATGCAGATTTACTTTAACGCCATTAACTTAAACGACGAGCCATTTTACCATTACTTCGACCAGCGCGATCGCAACGCGCAGTATGAAGAATATGGCAGAACGTTTCAGTTAGGTTTTACCTGGCAAATCCGCTAATCGCTTTAATTCCCGAACGCTTTGGCCAATTTAGATTAACCGACTGCGGTACCTATCCGTACCGCAGCAAAGGATGATACGTGAAGAAAATATCCGCCCTATCTCTACTAGCGCTACTTACCAGCTCAGAACTCGCTGGCTGTCAGCAAACCGTTGACAGTACTGCTGAGGAAACTGCATTAACGCTCCAGTCCATACCCGTTTCCGGTAAAGGGTTGCGGCCGATAACACACGAAGGTAGTCGCTACTTTCTGATCACCAGCGAGCAGCGCGGCTTAATCATACTGGATGATCAGCATAACCCCGTTGCTTCTCTCGCTGGACATTATTCTCAAAGCGATATGCGTGTGCTAAACGACGACACGATGCTAATTGTTGCGTTAGATAACAACAGCAACGAAACCCGGTTAATTCGTTATCAGTGGCAAAACAAGCAGTTTACGTCTCTACTCGCGTTGCCGGCTGACGAATCAGATATTGAAGCGGTTTGTCTGCAGCAATCGCAAGACAATTTAGGTATGTTTACCGCAGATACGCGAGGAATGATTACCCATTACGCTTTTACCCAAATTGGGCAGCCAGCACTGCACAATTTGAGAATTTTCTATTCCGGCCCTGGCATTAAAGCCTGCAGCGTAGCCGATAACACAAACACGCTTTATCTCGCTGACGAACACGCGGGAGTGTGGTTATATGACACGACACCAGAAGCAGGGGATGGCCGCCAGTTAGTTGCGCTGCCAGATGGCATGGGCGCCGAAGGAGTATCTGCACGACCTGACGGCACGGCATTGATTACCTCTCCCGATATGTCCGGCTATTGGCTATATCACAATGGCAACCTCTCATCTGAGACTCTATCGCCAGACGTAAAACCGGAAAGTATTCACGTTTCCCTGGAGGGAAATCAGTTTATTGCTGGGTTATATGACGATAACTCTGACCGCTTGTACTATTTTGCTGCTCCCGCCTACGCAGCCCAAGCAGCCCCAACTGCTGTAGCACCTGACCTTAGTCTTACTGCTGATATCGAAACCATGCCAGTAGCGCGTTTTGGTGATGCTGCAGACGACCCTGCAATTTGGGTTAACACACAAAACAGCGCTGCCAGCTTAATTATGGGGACAGACAAAAAAAGCGGTTTAAATATTTACAACCTCGACGGCACCTTACGTCAGCATCTTCCCGTGGGACGAGTTAATAACGTGGATTTACGCTACAACTGGAATTGGCTGGGAGAAACCGTGGATATCGCCGCTGCAAGTAATCGCTCAACTAACAATATAGATGTGTTTGCAGTAAATCGAGATTCACTCAACGTGCGCAAAATTGGAGCCATTCCCACAGATCTGGCAGATGTCTACGGTTTGTGTATGGCTCGTCTTGGTAATGATATCGATATTTTTGTCAATGGCACTGACGGACGCTTCGAACGTTATCGTCTTCAAGCAGATGGCGATGCAGTGCGAGGAAAACGCGTGGAACAATTTGCCATTGCCAGTCAACCTGAAGGATGTGTAGCGGATGACAATACCGCAACGCTTTACTTTGGTGAGGAAGAAAAAGGGGTATGGTTGAGAGATATCAGTAAGTTAGCCAGCGCAAATACTATGATTGCCAGCGTTAACGAAAAAGTACACGCTGATATTGAAGGTATGGCGCTATTTACCGTTGATGATAAGCAGTACCTGATTGTATCGAGCCAGGGAAACAACCGTTATGCTGTATATGAAACTACTGCTCCGTACCCGCTGCTAGGTACCTTTAACATTGTTGCTGATCTTAAGGGGAGAATTGATGGCGTTTCAGAAACAGATGGTTTAGATGCCTCGCATTTGCCACTTGGGGATCGCTTTCCTGATGGTCTTTTGGTGGTGCAGGATGGCCATAATATTATGCCAACGGATAAGCAGAACTTTAAACTGGTTGATGGAAAAAAACTCGCTTCTGCTATTCGCCAGTTACGGTAAGTTTTATACTAATTCACCTTAATATGATCACGCATCAAGGTGTGATTAATATCAATACTGCCGCGAGCAATCCACCTGCTCGCGGCAATATGTTTCTTATTAAATTCCAAAACTACATGGCGATTTTGCGGTAGCCTGATTGCAGTTGCTCATCAATCGCGCGTAATACCGCTGCACGGTTAATGGTTCCCACCAAACTGCCTTCATCATCAATCACCGGATAAACTCGCGGCCTTTCTTTTAGCAGCATTTGGGCCAGCTCCAGCACTGACGTATAAGGCTTAACTGTTAACGCCGGGGCATTCATAATTTCATGAACCCGACATACGTGCTCCCGATAGTAGCTTGACTCAATCATTCTTTGCAAACAATCCTGCTCGGATAAAAAGCCTACGACCCGCCCTTTCGCATCCACTACCGGCCCCCCTGTCTGCTTCGTTCGTAACAAACATTCTACGGCTTCCGCCACAGCCATTGTCTCTAAAAGTTTTACTGGATGCACGTTCATATAATCACACACTTCCAACGATATCATTTTGTCTCCCTCAGTATGGCCTTGTGAATGTTACTAACCTCACAACACGCTATTTTTATTTAGGGGTACAACCACTACGCGGTACGCCAGCTAAACCGCGTGGCGTATACGTAAAGCGTAGTAGGAGAAGTGTGTTTCAGCTATCTTTTCGATATATAAAAGGTTGTTTAAAGAGAAGTAGGAAGCCATTCCCGAAATATACCTACGGCCAATTTTCCATTTGTATCTATTTTTGCTCGATACATACCTTTTGAATTAAATGGCATGGCAATATTGCCCTGTGCGTCTATGGCGATTACGCCGCCGTCTCCACCCGCTTTTACTAATACATTGTTAATCACGTCGTCGGCAGCCTGTTCCAGACTATCGTGCTGATACTTAACCCGAGCGCATATATCTGCGGCCACGTGGTAGCGGATAAAATACTCGCCATGACCGGTAGCAGAAACGGCGCAACTGGCGTTATCGGCAAAAGTGCCAGCTCCGATTATCGGTGCATCGCCTATCCGCCCGTAACGTTTAGCGGTCATTCCCCCGGTCGATGTGCCAGCGACTATATTTCCGTGCTTATCCAGCACCACGGCCCCCACTGTCCCAAACCGTTCATTACTTCGCTGCCCGCCATGGGTTATGCCTGCTTTCTCCATTCGTGCTTTCGCTTGCCTGAGCGATTTAAGGCGCTTTTGTGTATCAAATATATGATTATCAACCGGTGACATGCCCTGCTCCTGGGCAAACGCTTCGGCACCCGCACCTGCCAACATGACGTGCGGGGAGACTTGCATCACTGCCAGCGCCGCCGCTATAGGGCTACGAATCGTTTTTACACCGGCTACAGCCCCGGCGTTGAGGGTACCGCCGTGCATTATCGAAGCATCCAGCTCATGTTCTTCATCATAGGTGTATACGGCGCCGATTCCGGCATTAAACAACGGTGAGTTTTCCAATATCTGAATGGTTTCTACCACCGCCTTTTCACCAGGCTCCCCCCTTTGTAGCAGCGCATAACCGTGCTCCACCGCTTTTTTTAAGGTGGCGGCATATTGCGCTTCCAATTCCGGGGTGAAATTTTCTTTTAATATGGTGCCAGCTCCGCCATGAATGGCAATAGCGACGGGCGCACTGTCTTTGGCATTAGCGACCCCGCCAAGTGTCATAGTTATAGCCAACAAACTTGTTATCAAATACCTTCTCACCTGCTTTATCCTTCTTCTAATCATGTTTGAGATCACCGCTTTACCTTACAGAAAAAGCCAAGAAAATGCAGTTTTTACCGTGTATGGCGCGCGATTGTTGTTAGGGCCTGTTACATACGACAAGTATTGCGTTAAACTGCCTTTTATTTCATGTATCCAGGAGTTAGCAGCAGGCATGAGCAATACTGAGCCCACTATGTTGTGGCACGATTATGAAACCTTCGGCGTCAGTCCACAAAAAGATCTGCCCTGTCAGTTTGCTGCCGTTCGCACCGATACGGATTTAAATCCAGTAGGCAAGCCTATCAACATCATGAACCAGATTGCGAACGATTATCTTCCTCAACCTGAAGCTTGTCTGGTTACCGGCATCACTCCTCAACTTACGCTGCGCGACGGCATGATAGAAGCAGAATTCGCTCGTCAGATTCACGAGGCGATGAGTTTGCCCAACACCTGCGTAGCCGGATACAACAGTATACGCTTTGACGATGAAGTCAGCCGCTATCTGTTTTATCGAAATTTCTATGATCCATATGGGCGCGAGTGGCGCAACGGGAATAGTCGCTGGGACATTATTGATTTGGTTCGCGCGTGTTACGCGTTACGTCCAGAAGGGATTGAATGGCCGCTACGGGAAGACGGTTCACCAACCTTTAAGCTTGAAGAACTGAGCAAAGCTAACAATCTTGACCATGGCCGTGCTCACGACGCGTTATCAGATGTCTATGCAACCATTGCTTTGGCCAAACTGATAAAAACCTGCCAGCCCAAACTTTATGATTATATGTATTCGCTACGCAGCAAGCACAACGTACTGGATAAATTCGATTTATCTAAGCCCTCGGTGTTGCTGCACATTTCATCGCGTTTGCCAGCAGCTCAAGGTTGTTGTACCTGGGTGATGCCAGTGGCCATGCACCCACACAACCCAAATGCAGTTATCGTTATTGATTTAGCCAAATCCCCTGACGTCCTTGTGAATGAGCCTGTTGAGGAGATCCGGGAGCGGCTTTATTCTTCCCAGGAAGATTTAGGAGATGTCAGCCGTCCCGGCTTAAAACTTATTCACATCAATCGTTCCCCATTTATCACCACAGCCAAAGCCATGACGCCAGAAAACGCACAACGGCTGGGAATGGATAGAGAGACGTGTCTGGCGAACTTCAAAGTTCTGGCAGCAGTACCTGATATTGTAGATAAAGCAGTAGCGGTTTATCAGCAGGAAAACGACAATACTCAGTATGACGCTGATCATGCGCTATATAGCGGTGGGTTTATAAACAACGAAGACCGCCGCTGGTGTGACGACGTACTGCAATCCGCGCCCGAAATGTTGGATACGCTGGGTGAACGCACGCAAAACATTCAGCTGCGTACTATGCTATTTCGATATCGCGCAAGAAACTACCCGCAAACGCTGACGGTCGATGAAACGCGACGGTGGCAGGCTCATCGGAAGGCAAGATTGACCGATAACACCTCACCCGCTAGCGTCACATTGGAGACCTATTTACTCACCATTGAACAGTTAGCCCAGCGCTATAACGGCGATGTAAAAAAACAAGGGATTCTCAGAGCACTTTATCAATACGCTGAAAACCTTTGACCTTAGAATTGAAAACACTATAGAGTAAGCGTTAAAGGTGCCTCGGTAGCTTGCCGATACCTGTATATACCAATACTAATAAGCCGATATGGAAGTAGTGATGATAGGCGTAACCATTTCTTTTGATGATTCTCGTAATTACGTTGATATAACGCTCGAACCTGCTGCATTTGAAAAGGAAGTCGACGTTAAGGCAATTCATGCTGAGTTGCTATCTGGCGAATTTGAGAAGCTGTATATCTCGCAAGGTTCGCTCAAATCAGCGTGTGACAAAGCCAATCATCACTTCAAAATCAAAGATAACACACCTGTCAAAGAAAGAATTGGTGAACGTCGCAATGCTGAAGTGGAATTTAAAATAGCCGAAGATGCCCTGAGTGTGAGGCTCATACTAACTGCCCCGTATGGCGGTCTATTACCCTCCGCGACTAATATCCGAAACATGGCGCTTGAGAATAAAATCAAACGGGGGATCGGGCTGAAGCGGATTGAAAACCTGTTAATTAAAGCGAAAGACGCTGAACCCGGAGAAATGGTAGAAGGTGAAATTGCCAAAGGACTACCGCCCCGCAACGGGCGAAACTCCCGCTTTGTTCCTTTAGTTCCCAATGCGCTTGAAAGAGTACTTCGGCCACAAGTCAGCGATGGTAGCCGCGTTGATATGCGTAATTTGGGTGAAGTGATATGCGTTAAAGTTAATGCAGAAGTACTTAAACGAATGCCGCCCGGCAAAGGTCGTAATGGCTACGATGTACGAGGAAATGTGCTGGAAGCTCGTGACGGCGAATGGCTGGATTTTAAAATGGGCAACGGCACAGCAGTGAGTAGTTCCAATCCTAATCTTCTGATATCGACCATCTCGGGAATGCCAAAGTATCAGGATATGGTGATGAATGTCGACGATACCTACATTTGTAGTGGTGTAAATGTCGGCACTGGCCATGTAACCTACGATGGAGCGGTATTGGTAAATGGCGATGTCACTGAAAAAATGTTGATAAAGGCCAGCGGCGACGTAACGATAAACGGCTTTGTTGAATCTGCTCGTATTGAATCCGGGGGTGATATTATTATTACCGAGGGCGCAATGGGAAAAGTGAATGACAACGCATCAAATTATAGTTGCCAACTCATTGCGACAGGGAGCATCCATGTTCAACACGGTCAGGGAATCGATATTCAATGTTCAGGCAACATTACTATCGGCAGGCAGCTCGCTTACAGTCGGTTACGTTGCGGCGGTTCTGTGACTGTAGGGCAAATTGATAATCCTCAGGGCAATTTGTTTGCCTGTGATATTGTCAGTCAAGCCGCTGTTACAGCAGGTACTTTAGGCGCCGTATCAGGCAGTACCCTGAAAATAGATTTTAGCCCCGGTTTTAATTTGCTTCTTGAACGAAAAGACACCCTTGATGAGTTGCTTCGCCATCTACGGGAAAATAATATCCGTCATAAAGAAAAAATAGACTTGATTAAGCAGAAATTAGTGCCGTCAGAATTACACCAGAAAGTAGAAGACGCACTGGAGCTATATAAAAACGAAACCGCGCTACTCCACTGGATAGAAATGAAAGCGTTGGAAATGAAGCAAGCAAAAGACAGTTATCAAAGAGACATTAAATTGGTCGCGAATAAGCGTTTATACGCAGGTGTGTCCGTCAAACTGAACAATCGCAGCTGGCGCTCGGAGCGAGAGTACGACCGCTCAGCAGTAAAATATGAAGGGCACCAATGGCACTACCAGCCTATTGTGTAGGTGCTGTCTGGTTGTGTAGCCCGGTTACCCCGATGTGCAGGCTTTATGACAACCGTGTCGTCGAGCCTGGTACAGCGCTCTGCAGGCATCATCATACCATTCAGGAAAGTGTTGGCTTTCTTTAAGTGCAGCAATGCCTATTGCTACCTGCAAGGTAGTATCGAGCGCTTCTACCTGCTTGGGAATTGCAGCCAATAGCCTGTCAGCAAGCACTTTGGCCGCATTTATTTCGGTTTGAGGGCATAAAATAATAAATTGTTCTGAAACCAACCGGGCCGCAATATCTACTTCTCGCACTGAATTCAGACATGCTGATGCAACTGCTTTTAATACTTCATCTTTATCATGACGCGCCTGCGCGCGAGCTGGCGAGGCAGAGCTTACCAATTCAACGACTATTAAACTAGCCGGCGAATGAAAGCGCTGGAATCGGGATATCTCTTCTTCTGCTTTGTGCATGATATAGTTACGGTTGTAGAGGCCGGTGACTAAATCATGGGTAGAGAGAAATTCGAGCGTGCGGTTTTTGTCCAGCAATGATAACTGCAGCGTTTCAATTTCTTCGTTTTTTTGAATAATTTGGCGACGACACTGCTCTGCTATCCGTCTTCGCCATATCAGCATACCTATAAACATGATACTGATAATTAATACCGCTATTAGCAGGCTGTAATCACTTTTTGAGATAACACGGACATTATTCCAGCGTTTATAAATATCTACTTGCCGAGATTCCGGAATGGCGCTAATTGCGCTGTTGAGCTTGGGGATCAGAAACGCATACTGCTTATTCACGCCGAAGCGAAGAGAGTCGTAAGGTTCTGCATAACCAACAATAGCAAATTTTTTATAATCTCTACTGATAATAGCGGCATTAATGCTAAGTAAAGCACCCACCATTACGTCTATCTCACCGCTGGCAAGTTTGTTTAATCCATCACTTTCCGATTCCACGTATTCGACATTGATACCAGGATAATAACGGGCTAGATATTCAGCATGGCGATAGCCGCTCACTACCCCAAGTAAACGATCGCCTATTCCCGCGTATCCTTGCAAAATAGAAGTATCATCACGAGCGACCAATACGTTGGGCGCTTCAAAATAGGGTTGTGAAAAAACAAGAAAACGGCGGCGAGACGGGCTGCTATTCATCATGGCAGCGACCATACAAGTACCAGATTCTACATAGGCAAGGGTTTGGTCCCAGTTCTCTGTAGGCACCAAAACAAAATTATAGCCTGTTATTTCGGCAACAAGCTTTAGATAATCTGCCGATATTCCAATGTGCTTGCCATTACGAACAGCTTCGTAAGGCATCCAGTTGGGATCTACGCAATATGTAACATCTTCTGCTAATACTCTGGGCGACGATATCGCTGTTCCAAGCAGAATTAAAAAGAATGTGAAGACGTCTTTCGACTTACACAATAACAAACGCAAATTCCTGATTACCCACACTAATTACGATGTAGCAGTATCTCTTTTACAGTAAGTAAATGCAAACTAAGACCCGCTTGCACAGGTATAGGTTTTAATTGAACCGTTTGTTATACAGATAAAGGAAACCTTTAGAAAAAATTCCTTCACGGGCCGGCGTTTACGACAAGCACATGATTGATACTAATCCGTATTAATTTAAGGATAGATTACGCCTTACTCATAAAAAAGCCCCTCTTTGGAGGAGGGGCTTACCGGGAATTACCAAAAGGTTAACATCTCTTATGCACTACGACGGCGAGATACCATAAAGCCCATCGCCACTACAAATAATGCGAAAACAGAAGGTTCAGGCACTACTAACTGGATATCGTTAGAAACAATCATCGGAAGATTAAAGGAGTCAAAAACATCCAGGAAATTGGACTCTGGGTTATACTTGTCATACGTTAACTGGTAACTCCAGTTGTCATCATAAATAGTTTCCAATACATCAAAATATAGAAACTCCAAACCTGCTGCAACATTAGCAGTATCGATAATGGCTTCAAAATCGAAAAATTCTAAAAGCGAATTTCCCAGAATCGATAACCCTACCAGCGAGAAGTCGTCAGTATCATAGCTACTGACTAGACCAGTATTTAACAACGAATCATCCAAATTCATTGTAATCTGGCCCACCTTCACGCTGCCTTCAACAATAATGGATTGGTTGATAATTGCGGCGTTGGAAGAAGTTGCAAATAATAAAGAACAACTCATTAATACTGCTGCACTACATAGACGCTTTAACGATTTCATTTATTTTCCCTTAATGTGTATTTCAAGACGGGGCGCTCAGCGCCCCTAGTTTTTGTTTTACGGTTGTACTTCCAGTACTGTTGTACCTTGAGCAACACCATTTTCATCATAGAAAGTCACTGCACCCATATACAGCGTATCTTCCTGCAGCCCGTTCGTGATAATGCGAACATCATTGTAACGACCTTCGATTGCACGGCTGGACATAGAAATGCGAGTAGTGGATTGGGCTTGATCTGCAATCCATACTGGCATATCAAAATCGATAGACTCAGCACCTGGTATTGAATAGGCATGAGTCATAGCGATATAAAAGTTACCTGCTGGACCGTTAGCAG
Coding sequences:
- a CDS encoding PEP-CTERM sorting domain-containing protein gives rise to the protein MKSLKRLCSAAVLMSCSLLFATSSNAAIINQSIIVEGSVKVGQITMNLDDSLLNTGLVSSYDTDDFSLVGLSILGNSLLEFFDFEAIIDTANVAAGLEFLYFDVLETIYDDNWSYQLTYDKYNPESNFLDVFDSFNLPMIVSNDIQLVVPEPSVFALFVVAMGFMVSRRRSA